A section of the Microbacterium forte genome encodes:
- a CDS encoding PucR family transcriptional regulator: MTISDTTTDATSMALHEIADQLEASLNRRVVIRRFGPPGIVGPQSPTLLSVPVQDDGDAVALIVIDLGAGSPLTASEFEAVDAAAALVRITLRRDPGSSRADRESVLRDLLDVDDSVRRDAYSRALRQRWVQREAGTVVRAVLIDSAVTDVDRIAFGRHLAHLRPVPAHFITLEGGVVMLVGQPSDIDLADILLQEAARRGMRILGIGSASPQRGATDLRSAADEAAIAASLAAALPQFHPSVDASDLGVWRLLASASANPDALRIISPAADVLYSQTDDTQRLTVETYLDVGANVVSACRILFVHRTTLYYRLERMPPIVKDALDDGVKRSTLHLALKLIRLWESTGRL; the protein is encoded by the coding sequence ATGACGATCAGCGATACGACGACCGACGCCACCTCGATGGCGCTGCACGAGATCGCGGACCAGCTCGAAGCGTCCCTGAACCGTCGAGTGGTCATCCGCCGGTTCGGCCCACCGGGGATCGTCGGCCCGCAGTCGCCGACGCTGCTGTCCGTGCCGGTGCAGGACGACGGTGATGCCGTCGCGCTCATCGTGATCGACCTCGGCGCGGGGTCGCCCCTCACAGCGAGCGAATTCGAGGCCGTCGATGCGGCGGCCGCGCTCGTCCGGATCACCCTTCGTCGTGACCCCGGTTCATCGCGAGCCGATCGCGAGTCGGTCCTGCGCGATCTGCTGGACGTGGATGACTCGGTGCGTCGAGACGCCTATTCGCGCGCACTCAGACAGAGGTGGGTGCAACGCGAGGCGGGCACGGTCGTGCGCGCCGTCCTGATCGACTCCGCCGTCACCGACGTCGATCGCATCGCCTTCGGCCGCCACCTCGCCCATCTGCGTCCGGTCCCCGCGCACTTCATCACGCTCGAGGGCGGAGTGGTCATGCTGGTCGGTCAGCCGTCGGACATCGACCTCGCCGACATCCTCCTGCAAGAGGCCGCACGACGCGGGATGAGGATCCTCGGCATCGGCTCCGCCTCGCCGCAGCGAGGCGCGACAGACCTCCGGAGCGCAGCCGACGAGGCGGCGATAGCCGCCTCTCTCGCTGCGGCCCTCCCCCAGTTCCATCCGTCCGTCGACGCGAGCGATCTCGGCGTCTGGCGGCTGCTCGCCTCGGCATCCGCGAACCCCGACGCCCTTCGGATCATCTCTCCGGCGGCCGACGTGCTCTACTCCCAGACGGACGACACCCAGCGACTGACTGTCGAGACGTACCTCGACGTCGGCGCCAACGTAGTCTCCGCGTGCCGGATTCTCTTCGTGCATCGCACGACGCTCTACTACCGGCTCGAGCGCATGCCCCCGATCGTGAAGGATGCGCTCGACGACGGTGTCAAGCGCAGCACGCTGCACCTGGCGCTGAAGCTCATCCGGCTCTGGGAATCGACGGGCCGGCTGTGA
- the aceE gene encoding pyruvate dehydrogenase (acetyl-transferring), homodimeric type: MTVHDQDPYSQGPLDSDPEETGEWQQSLDELVDAKGHGRGREIMLSLLKRSKELHLGVPMVPTTDYINTIAPENEPEFPGDEEVERRYRAWIRWNAAITVHRAQRPGIGVGGHISTYASSAALYEVGFNHFFKGLDNPGGGDQIFVQGHASPGTYARSFLEGRLSEDQLDGFRQEKSHAPYGIPSYPHPRLMPEYWQFPTVSMGLGPINAIYQAMSNKYLENRGIKDTSESHVWAFLGDGEMDEVESRGQLQVAANEGLDNLTFVVNCNLQRLDGPVRGNGKIVQELESFFRGAGWNVIKVVWGREWDDLLARDTEGALLNLMNVTPDGDYQTYKAESGAYVREHFFGRDERAAALVKDYSDDQIWNLKRGGHDYRKVYAAFKAATEHKGKPTVILAKTVKGYGLGPHFEGRNATHQMKKMTLDNLKTFRDAMHIPITDAQLEENPYLPPYYNPGPQDETIQYMLERRNALGGFLPERRSTHVGLALPDDTAYALPKKGSGTQEIATTMAFVRLLKDLLRSKDFGHRIVPIIPDEARTFGMDAYFPSAKIYNPNGQHYTSVDRELLLAYKESPQGQIVHVGINEAGALAAFTAAGTSYATHGEPLIPIYLFYSMFGFQRTGDAQWAAGDQMARGFIMGATAGRTTLTGEGLQHADGHSHLLAATNPATVSYDPAYGYEIAHIMRSGLERMYGGEHEDPNVMYYITLYNEPMVMPAEPENVDVDGIVRGIHRVSVGEGEGPRAQLFASGVGLPWALEAQALLKNDWGVIADVWSVTSWTELRRDGLAADEHNFLHPEEEPRTAYLTQKLQGAEGPVVAVSDFMHAVQDQIRPWVPQRFATLGADGFGFSDTRAAARRFFKIDGPSIVVRTLQSLAEDGVVDRSLAAQAIQKYSLHDVNAGTSGNAGGES; encoded by the coding sequence GTGACTGTGCACGACCAGGATCCGTATTCCCAGGGCCCCCTCGACAGCGATCCGGAGGAGACGGGCGAGTGGCAGCAGTCGCTCGACGAGCTCGTCGACGCGAAGGGCCATGGCCGTGGCCGCGAGATCATGCTCAGCCTGCTCAAGCGCTCGAAGGAGCTGCACCTGGGCGTGCCGATGGTCCCGACCACGGACTACATCAACACGATCGCTCCTGAGAACGAGCCCGAGTTCCCGGGCGACGAAGAGGTCGAGCGTCGCTACCGCGCGTGGATCCGCTGGAACGCGGCCATCACGGTGCACCGCGCACAGCGCCCCGGCATCGGCGTCGGCGGTCACATCTCGACCTACGCGTCGTCGGCGGCCCTCTACGAGGTGGGTTTCAACCACTTCTTCAAGGGTCTCGACAACCCCGGCGGCGGAGACCAGATCTTCGTCCAGGGTCACGCCTCCCCCGGCACGTACGCCCGCTCGTTCCTCGAAGGCCGCCTGAGCGAAGACCAGCTCGACGGTTTCCGCCAGGAGAAGTCGCACGCGCCGTACGGCATCCCCTCGTACCCGCACCCGCGGCTGATGCCGGAGTACTGGCAGTTCCCGACCGTCTCGATGGGTCTCGGTCCGATCAACGCCATCTACCAGGCGATGTCGAACAAGTACCTCGAGAACCGCGGCATCAAGGACACCTCCGAGTCTCACGTCTGGGCCTTCCTCGGCGACGGAGAGATGGACGAGGTCGAGAGCCGCGGTCAGCTGCAGGTCGCAGCCAACGAGGGCCTCGACAACCTCACCTTCGTCGTCAACTGCAACCTGCAGCGTCTCGACGGCCCTGTGCGCGGCAACGGAAAGATCGTGCAGGAGCTCGAGTCGTTCTTCCGCGGAGCCGGCTGGAACGTCATCAAGGTCGTCTGGGGCCGCGAGTGGGACGACCTGCTCGCCCGCGACACCGAGGGCGCGCTGCTCAACCTGATGAACGTCACCCCCGACGGTGACTACCAGACCTACAAGGCCGAGTCCGGCGCGTACGTCCGCGAGCACTTCTTCGGCCGTGACGAGCGTGCCGCCGCTCTGGTCAAGGACTACTCCGACGACCAGATCTGGAACCTCAAGCGCGGTGGCCACGACTACCGCAAGGTCTACGCCGCCTTCAAGGCCGCGACCGAGCACAAGGGCAAGCCCACCGTCATCCTCGCCAAGACCGTCAAGGGCTACGGCCTGGGTCCGCACTTCGAGGGCCGCAACGCGACCCACCAGATGAAGAAGATGACGCTGGACAACCTCAAGACGTTCCGCGACGCGATGCACATCCCGATCACGGACGCGCAGCTCGAGGAGAACCCGTACCTGCCCCCGTACTACAACCCGGGCCCCCAGGACGAGACGATCCAGTACATGCTCGAGCGTCGCAACGCGCTCGGCGGCTTCCTGCCCGAGCGTCGCTCGACGCACGTCGGCCTGGCGCTCCCCGACGACACGGCGTACGCCCTGCCGAAGAAGGGTTCCGGCACGCAGGAGATCGCCACCACCATGGCGTTCGTCCGACTGCTGAAAGACCTGCTGCGCTCGAAGGACTTCGGCCACCGCATCGTGCCGATCATCCCCGATGAGGCCCGCACCTTCGGAATGGACGCCTACTTCCCGTCGGCGAAGATCTACAACCCGAACGGCCAGCACTACACCTCGGTCGACCGTGAGCTCCTCCTCGCCTACAAGGAGAGCCCGCAGGGTCAGATCGTGCACGTCGGCATCAACGAGGCCGGCGCACTCGCGGCGTTCACCGCTGCCGGCACCTCGTACGCCACGCACGGCGAGCCGCTGATCCCGATCTACCTCTTCTACTCGATGTTCGGATTCCAGCGCACGGGTGACGCGCAGTGGGCCGCCGGCGACCAGATGGCCCGCGGGTTCATCATGGGCGCCACGGCCGGCCGCACCACCCTCACGGGTGAGGGCCTGCAGCACGCCGACGGCCACTCGCACCTGCTCGCCGCCACCAACCCGGCGACGGTCTCGTACGACCCCGCCTACGGCTACGAGATCGCGCACATCATGCGCTCCGGTCTCGAGCGCATGTACGGCGGAGAGCACGAAGACCCGAACGTCATGTACTACATCACGCTCTACAACGAGCCGATGGTCATGCCCGCCGAGCCGGAGAACGTGGACGTCGACGGAATCGTGCGCGGCATCCACCGCGTGTCGGTCGGCGAGGGCGAAGGCCCCCGCGCTCAGCTCTTCGCATCGGGCGTCGGACTCCCCTGGGCCCTCGAGGCGCAGGCGCTGCTCAAGAACGACTGGGGCGTGATCGCGGATGTCTGGTCGGTCACCTCGTGGACCGAACTGCGCCGCGACGGCCTGGCCGCCGACGAGCACAACTTCCTGCACCCCGAAGAAGAGCCCCGCACGGCGTACCTCACGCAGAAGCTGCAGGGTGCCGAGGGTCCCGTCGTCGCCGTGAGCGACTTCATGCACGCCGTGCAGGACCAGATCCGTCCGTGGGTCCCGCAGCGTTTCGCGACGCTGGGCGCCGACGGCTTCGGCTTCTCCGACACGCGTGCAGCCGCTCGTCGCTTCTTCAAGATCGACGGTCCGTCGATCGTCGTCCGCACGCTGCAGTCTCTCGCCGAAGACGGGGTCGTCGACCGTTCTCTCGCCGCGCAGGCGATCCAGAAGTACAGCCTGCACGACGTGAACGCCGGCACCAGCGGCAACGCGGGCGGCGAAAGCTGA
- a CDS encoding ACP S-malonyltransferase, with product MIVVVCPGQGSQTPGFLSPWLELDGVADSLAAYSEAAEVDLQQHGTVSDADTIRDTRIAQPLIVAASLIAANALTARGGRPADGVAGHSVGEIAALVGSGVIDAQTGMRLVGIRGRAMADAAAQTPTGMSAVLGGDEEAILTRLTELGLSPANYNGGGQLVVAGELAGLDALASEPVKGTRVIPLQVAGAFHTSYMASAVAALRDAVATVIPADPQITLWSNRDGSVVADGAQALSHLVDQVSSPVRWDLCMASFADHGITGLIELAPAGALTGLAKRGLRGVLSVAVKTPDDLDAAVALLNGEAA from the coding sequence GTGATTGTCGTCGTATGCCCTGGACAGGGCTCGCAGACCCCCGGTTTCCTCTCCCCCTGGCTCGAGCTCGACGGTGTGGCAGACAGCCTCGCCGCGTACTCCGAGGCGGCGGAGGTCGATCTCCAGCAGCACGGCACGGTGTCGGATGCCGACACGATCCGTGACACGCGCATCGCCCAGCCTCTGATCGTCGCCGCATCCCTGATCGCGGCGAACGCGCTCACGGCGCGTGGCGGTCGCCCCGCCGACGGTGTCGCCGGGCACTCGGTCGGCGAGATCGCCGCGCTCGTGGGCAGCGGTGTGATCGACGCCCAGACGGGCATGCGCCTGGTGGGCATCCGCGGCCGCGCCATGGCTGACGCGGCGGCACAGACCCCCACCGGCATGAGCGCCGTGCTGGGCGGCGATGAAGAGGCGATTCTCACGCGTCTCACCGAGCTCGGGCTCTCCCCCGCCAATTACAACGGCGGCGGACAGCTCGTGGTCGCCGGCGAGCTCGCAGGACTCGACGCCCTCGCCTCCGAGCCCGTCAAGGGGACCCGCGTCATCCCGCTGCAGGTGGCCGGCGCATTCCACACGTCATACATGGCCTCAGCCGTCGCCGCTCTGCGCGATGCGGTCGCGACGGTCATCCCGGCCGACCCGCAGATCACCCTCTGGTCGAACCGCGATGGATCCGTCGTCGCCGATGGCGCACAGGCCCTGAGCCACCTCGTCGACCAGGTGTCGTCACCGGTGCGTTGGGACCTCTGCATGGCGTCGTTCGCCGATCACGGCATCACCGGCCTGATCGAGCTCGCGCCCGCCGGCGCGCTGACCGGTCTCGCCAAGCGCGGTCTGCGCGGAGTCCTCTCCGTGGCCGTGAAGACCCCCGATGATCTCGATGCGGCCGTCGCGCTGCTGAACGGAGAAGCCGCATGA
- a CDS encoding alpha/beta fold hydrolase, with protein MAFVTTDDGAEIYYKDWGSPEAQPIMFHHGWPLSSDDWDAQMLYFLGKGYRVIASDRRGHGRSSQIGTGHDMDHYASDASAVVEHLDLRNAIHIGHSTGGGQVARYVAQYGQPQGRVAKAVLVSSVPPLMVQTDANPEGTPISVFDGFREALAANRAEFFQAVASGPFYGFNREGVELSEPVVANWWRQGMTGSALAHYEGIKAFSETDQTDDLKAITVPVLVIQGDDDQVVPYKDASVKQAELLSDSTLKIYEGFPHGMLTTHADVINPDILAFIQQ; from the coding sequence ATGGCGTTCGTGACCACGGATGATGGCGCAGAGATCTACTACAAGGACTGGGGCAGCCCCGAGGCTCAGCCCATCATGTTCCACCACGGCTGGCCGCTCTCGTCGGATGACTGGGACGCCCAGATGCTGTACTTCCTCGGCAAGGGCTACCGTGTCATCGCCAGCGACCGCCGCGGGCACGGACGGTCGTCGCAGATCGGCACCGGGCACGACATGGATCACTACGCGAGCGATGCCTCGGCAGTCGTCGAGCACCTCGACCTCCGCAATGCGATTCACATCGGCCACTCGACGGGTGGCGGCCAGGTCGCACGCTACGTCGCACAGTACGGTCAGCCCCAGGGCCGAGTCGCCAAGGCTGTGCTCGTGTCATCCGTGCCCCCACTGATGGTGCAGACCGACGCCAACCCCGAGGGCACGCCGATCTCGGTCTTCGACGGCTTCCGCGAGGCGCTGGCGGCGAACCGTGCGGAGTTCTTCCAGGCGGTCGCCTCCGGCCCCTTCTACGGATTCAACCGCGAGGGCGTGGAACTCTCCGAGCCCGTGGTGGCGAACTGGTGGCGCCAGGGGATGACGGGCAGCGCCCTGGCCCACTACGAGGGGATCAAGGCCTTCTCCGAGACCGACCAGACCGACGACCTCAAGGCCATCACGGTGCCGGTGCTGGTCATCCAGGGCGACGACGACCAGGTCGTGCCGTACAAGGATGCATCGGTGAAGCAGGCCGAGCTTCTGAGCGACTCGACACTGAAGATCTACGAGGGCTTCCCGCACGGCATGCTGACCACGCACGCCGATGTGATCAACCCCGACATCCTCGCTTTCATCCAGCAGTAG
- a CDS encoding helix-turn-helix domain-containing protein — MTEPSPFGLLLRSLRVGQNLTLEALASRSGVSVRTIGDLERGASVSPQRRTVDALADGLGLDAADQHAFLRAARARPRAALASDGPGAISPHRVFDFSGRDAEIDEALAILYGPPAPDPQRPALIISGAPGIGKTTVAIEILERGGQTSGHHNVFLGLDGFSSSPLTPLQVMTAMLRQLPGAEQKPPADLGEARARWRAAVDIAPVTVLLDNVANEAQIRPILSICAGDVVVVTSRRSLAGLEGVRRLRLGPLRRQESISFLRRLIPQAVTDDDALGEVAGLCDDIPLALRVVGNRIASRPAWTVDDLLGRMRTSEDRLRLLVAGDLAVETAISLSYDELDPRTAALFRWISLIDGRTFGAHLAAAAARSADLAEVESRLDDLTDLGMLEARGGDRYRLHDLMRLFGRSKLRMTVGPDEIARRRDHVRSWLLGSLERAGAWYEPMREPTDLGRTGRGFVSAEAAAAWIRAEVEHWWPAYTEAAELGDDAVVCDVADALHWYSDIWMTWGNWHRFYSLAASAAQRLGDPAKEAAQLGYVAWAEIVEVGDREKAVITGRSALAAARRAGDSAQEGWAQYYIGWASWTLDRLVDADGAALAAIDAFTAAHETTGLENAQVLSSMIKGKRGQFLESIAATEATLARVRSTETSDSLTSIVTQYAACLDLIDAYVAVGRFEDAMRIGESGIAIARSLNDDTRVLLMMRRHIRALIHAGEGEAAIAEADEALTLLGPGSSEAFIFERVRRDVSAIGTPRSPETAVESA, encoded by the coding sequence GTGACCGAACCCTCACCCTTCGGGCTGCTGCTGCGGTCGCTGCGAGTGGGCCAGAACCTGACCCTCGAAGCGCTCGCCTCGCGATCGGGTGTCAGCGTTCGCACGATCGGCGACCTCGAGAGAGGCGCAAGCGTCTCTCCCCAACGCCGCACCGTCGACGCGCTGGCCGACGGACTGGGCCTCGATGCGGCCGATCAGCATGCGTTCCTCCGCGCTGCGCGCGCCCGACCGCGTGCCGCCCTCGCGAGCGACGGCCCTGGGGCGATCTCCCCGCACCGGGTGTTCGACTTCTCGGGCCGCGACGCCGAGATCGATGAGGCGCTCGCGATCCTCTACGGTCCGCCGGCTCCGGATCCGCAGCGCCCCGCACTGATCATCAGCGGGGCCCCGGGAATCGGCAAGACGACCGTGGCGATCGAGATCCTCGAACGGGGAGGGCAAACGAGCGGCCACCACAACGTCTTCCTCGGGCTGGACGGCTTCAGCTCGTCGCCCCTGACTCCGCTGCAGGTGATGACCGCCATGCTGCGCCAGCTCCCCGGAGCGGAGCAGAAACCGCCCGCGGATCTCGGCGAGGCGAGAGCGCGATGGCGGGCAGCCGTCGACATCGCCCCGGTCACGGTGCTGCTCGACAACGTCGCGAACGAGGCGCAGATCCGTCCCATCCTGTCGATCTGCGCCGGCGATGTCGTCGTCGTGACCTCTCGCCGCAGCCTCGCAGGTCTCGAAGGCGTGCGGCGACTGCGTCTCGGACCACTTCGACGACAGGAGAGCATCTCCTTCCTCCGTCGGCTGATCCCGCAGGCCGTGACCGACGACGATGCTCTGGGTGAGGTGGCGGGCCTCTGCGACGACATCCCTCTGGCGCTGCGCGTGGTCGGCAATCGCATCGCCAGCCGGCCCGCATGGACGGTCGATGACCTGCTCGGCCGGATGCGCACGTCGGAGGACCGGCTGCGTCTTCTCGTCGCCGGTGATCTGGCCGTGGAAACCGCCATCTCGCTCTCCTACGACGAGCTCGACCCCCGCACCGCCGCCCTGTTCCGCTGGATCTCCCTCATCGACGGGAGGACGTTCGGCGCTCACCTCGCCGCCGCGGCGGCGCGTTCAGCCGATCTCGCCGAGGTCGAGTCTCGCCTGGACGATCTCACCGATCTGGGGATGCTCGAAGCACGCGGCGGCGATCGCTACCGCCTTCATGATCTGATGCGACTCTTCGGCCGGAGCAAGCTGCGCATGACGGTCGGACCGGACGAGATAGCGCGGCGCCGTGACCACGTTCGATCCTGGCTGCTCGGAAGCCTGGAGCGCGCGGGCGCCTGGTACGAGCCGATGCGGGAGCCCACGGACCTCGGCCGCACCGGGAGAGGGTTCGTCAGTGCGGAGGCCGCCGCGGCCTGGATCCGCGCAGAGGTCGAGCACTGGTGGCCGGCGTATACGGAAGCCGCAGAGCTCGGCGACGATGCGGTGGTCTGCGATGTCGCCGATGCGCTGCACTGGTATTCCGACATCTGGATGACGTGGGGCAACTGGCACCGGTTCTACTCGCTCGCGGCGAGCGCGGCGCAGCGCTTGGGGGATCCGGCGAAGGAAGCGGCGCAGCTCGGATATGTCGCGTGGGCTGAGATCGTCGAGGTCGGCGATCGCGAGAAGGCGGTGATCACCGGACGGTCGGCGCTGGCTGCTGCACGGCGCGCCGGGGATTCGGCCCAGGAGGGCTGGGCGCAGTACTACATCGGATGGGCGAGCTGGACCCTGGATCGTCTCGTCGACGCTGATGGGGCTGCCCTCGCTGCCATCGACGCATTCACCGCTGCGCACGAGACCACGGGGCTGGAGAACGCCCAGGTGCTGTCATCCATGATCAAGGGCAAGCGCGGTCAGTTCCTCGAGTCCATCGCGGCGACGGAGGCCACCCTCGCGAGGGTGCGATCCACCGAGACCTCGGACAGCCTCACCAGCATCGTCACCCAGTACGCGGCGTGCCTCGACCTGATCGACGCCTACGTCGCCGTCGGACGATTTGAGGATGCGATGCGGATCGGCGAGTCGGGCATCGCCATCGCTCGCTCGTTGAACGACGACACCCGAGTGCTGCTCATGATGCGCAGACACATCCGTGCGCTGATCCACGCCGGCGAAGGCGAGGCCGCGATCGCCGAGGCTGATGAAGCTCTGACTCTTCTGGGGCCGGGCAGCAGCGAGGCGTTCATCTTCGAGAGGGTGCGTCGTGACGTGTCGGCCATCGGGACGCCGCGATCGCCGGAAACAGCCGTGGAGTCCGCATGA
- a CDS encoding MFS transporter produces the protein MTNSRLSHGAGFWVVASAFLLVMAYATVPTPLYPLYQEADGFPVSVITLIFAAFAVGVVLSLVLLGHVSDWMGRRRMLIIAILIAVLSAVLFLLWHEVPGLLAARLVNGASVGILTATATAHLGELRAHARPSENVIVAASVAGAANLGGLALGPLIGGLFAEFLPAPLVLPHAVFLVVLIVAAIAVACVPETVTPPHEPRRYRPQRIAAPPRSRTAFVAAGFGAFAGFALFGLFTSLAPTILISTFGEHDHLLAGVTACSVFAAAASGQVALARVPMRIQLAVAAVCCAVGLVAVAAGTLLPSLPVFLGGGIVAGVGVGLLFRSAVATASALAESGRRGETLALIFLIAYCGLALPVLAIGVILTFASQTAVLLVFISIVLIATVSAAVVMRRAFVGPASRAQRGVVVPIDDETAP, from the coding sequence ATGACGAACTCCCGCCTCTCACACGGTGCGGGATTCTGGGTGGTCGCGTCAGCCTTCCTGCTCGTGATGGCGTACGCGACGGTGCCCACACCGCTGTACCCGCTCTACCAGGAGGCCGACGGGTTCCCCGTCTCCGTCATCACGCTGATCTTCGCGGCCTTCGCCGTCGGCGTCGTGCTCAGCCTGGTCCTGCTCGGGCACGTCAGCGACTGGATGGGTCGGCGCCGGATGCTGATCATAGCGATCCTCATCGCGGTGCTCAGCGCCGTGCTGTTCCTGCTGTGGCACGAGGTGCCCGGTCTCCTCGCCGCGCGACTGGTGAACGGTGCGAGCGTGGGCATCCTCACTGCCACGGCCACCGCGCATCTCGGCGAGCTGCGCGCGCACGCCCGACCGAGCGAGAACGTCATCGTCGCCGCATCGGTGGCCGGTGCCGCGAACCTCGGCGGGTTGGCGCTGGGACCGCTGATCGGCGGTCTGTTCGCCGAGTTCCTGCCCGCGCCGCTCGTGCTGCCGCACGCGGTGTTCCTCGTCGTGCTCATCGTCGCCGCGATCGCCGTCGCCTGCGTTCCCGAGACCGTGACGCCGCCGCACGAGCCGCGGCGGTATCGACCGCAGCGGATCGCCGCGCCCCCGCGATCGAGGACGGCGTTCGTCGCCGCGGGTTTCGGCGCGTTCGCGGGGTTCGCTCTCTTCGGGCTGTTCACTTCTCTTGCACCGACCATCCTCATCAGCACGTTCGGCGAGCACGACCATCTTCTCGCCGGCGTGACGGCGTGCTCGGTGTTCGCCGCTGCGGCATCCGGGCAGGTGGCGCTCGCCCGCGTGCCGATGCGCATCCAGCTCGCGGTCGCGGCCGTCTGCTGCGCAGTGGGCCTCGTCGCGGTCGCAGCAGGAACTCTGCTGCCGTCGCTCCCGGTGTTCCTCGGAGGAGGCATCGTGGCGGGCGTCGGAGTGGGGCTGCTGTTCAGATCGGCGGTCGCCACGGCATCCGCTCTCGCGGAGTCCGGTCGACGCGGTGAGACGCTGGCGCTGATCTTCCTGATCGCGTACTGCGGTCTCGCCCTGCCGGTCCTCGCGATCGGTGTGATCCTCACCTTCGCATCGCAGACCGCTGTGCTGCTCGTGTTCATCTCGATCGTCCTGATCGCGACGGTCTCGGCAGCGGTGGTCATGCGTCGCGCGTTCGTCGGGCCCGCGTCGCGCGCGCAGCGTGGAGTAGTCGTCCCGATCGATGACGAAACCGCCCCGTAA
- a CDS encoding PucR family transcriptional regulator, which translates to MDKSATLTWLRRISGDIASVTIKRLEDTLPWYADMPPARRSAVGLVAQAGITSFIQWYEDPTSTPWIAADIFAAAPRELLRSVSLQQTLQLIRVTVEVTEERVAGRGADLREAILLYSRDVAFAAADVYARAAEARGLWDARLEALVVDSILTGEADEELPSRIAALGWHGHGEVAVLVGTTPPQFDVDLVRRTARKLAVDVLIGVQGSRLVLVIGRARIAGQEPAEGEEEELGFEEIATRLEPSFGPGYVVLGPAVAALVDASQSARAALAGFAVARAWRSAPRPVDADDLLPERALAGDPLAKQTLIERIYRPLQAHSTDLVTTLWSYLDNGRSLEATARELFVHPNTVRYRLKRVSEVIGWDATGPREALILQTALILGSIGAAEQVRRRAPLRRPSR; encoded by the coding sequence ATGGACAAGTCGGCCACGCTCACCTGGCTGCGCCGGATCTCCGGCGACATCGCCTCGGTGACGATCAAGCGCCTCGAGGACACCCTCCCGTGGTACGCCGACATGCCACCAGCCCGCCGCTCTGCGGTCGGGCTGGTGGCCCAGGCGGGCATCACGTCGTTCATCCAGTGGTATGAGGATCCGACGTCGACGCCATGGATCGCCGCTGACATCTTCGCGGCCGCACCCAGAGAGCTGCTGCGCAGCGTCAGCCTGCAGCAGACTCTGCAGCTCATCCGAGTCACCGTCGAGGTGACCGAAGAGCGCGTCGCCGGAAGAGGCGCAGATCTCCGAGAGGCGATCCTGCTCTACTCCCGCGACGTGGCCTTCGCCGCGGCCGACGTCTACGCCAGAGCCGCCGAGGCCCGCGGTCTGTGGGATGCCAGACTCGAGGCCCTCGTCGTCGACTCCATCCTCACCGGTGAAGCGGACGAAGAGCTGCCGAGTCGGATCGCCGCCTTGGGCTGGCACGGTCACGGAGAGGTCGCGGTACTGGTCGGCACGACTCCCCCGCAGTTCGACGTCGACCTCGTGCGTCGCACAGCGCGAAAGCTCGCGGTCGACGTGCTCATCGGAGTGCAGGGATCCCGACTCGTGCTCGTGATCGGCCGCGCTCGCATCGCCGGCCAGGAGCCTGCCGAAGGCGAAGAGGAAGAACTCGGCTTCGAAGAGATCGCGACGCGACTCGAGCCCTCGTTCGGCCCCGGCTACGTCGTGCTCGGTCCTGCGGTCGCCGCGCTCGTCGACGCGAGTCAGAGTGCACGGGCGGCCCTCGCCGGGTTCGCCGTGGCGCGCGCATGGCGCAGCGCTCCCCGTCCGGTCGACGCAGACGACCTCCTTCCCGAGCGGGCGCTCGCGGGCGATCCACTCGCCAAGCAGACGCTGATCGAGCGCATCTATCGTCCTCTGCAGGCGCACTCCACCGATCTCGTGACGACGCTCTGGAGTTACCTCGACAACGGCCGCTCGCTCGAAGCGACCGCCCGCGAGCTGTTCGTGCACCCGAACACCGTGCGCTACCGCCTGAAGCGCGTCAGCGAGGTCATCGGCTGGGACGCCACGGGTCCGCGCGAGGCTCTGATCCTGCAGACCGCGCTCATCCTCGGTTCGATCGGCGCCGCAGAGCAGGTTCGGCGCAGGGCTCCCCTGCGTCGTCCGTCGCGCTGA